The segment AACAGGATTCGTTGTTACAGGAGGTTGCGTTTGCGGCGCAGTTGTAACTGGTGGTTTATTGTTTGGCTGGTTAACAGCAACTGTTGTTTGCTGAGGTTTTGTTTGTTGCGGGTTGTTTACAGCAACGGATGTTTTATTTGTTGAGTCGGTTGGTTTTGATACAACAGGTTTGTTTTGTTGTTGAATTGGGTTTGCAGCAACAGTGTTGTTATTATTTGTGCTTACAGGTTTATTGTTACTAACTGTAGGTTGATTTTGTATTGCTGTTGTCGTTGCTGGTTTGTTGTTTGTTTGATTTGCGGCAACATCAGTAGGTTTGGTTGCTGGCAGTTGTGGATTGTTAGCCGCAACATTTGTTTTGTTGGTCGAATCTTTTGCAGGAGTTACAACAGGTTTATTTATAACAGGATTCGTTATTGGTTTATCAGTTGTCTGATTTACTGCAACATCATTCAGCTTGGGTTTTGTTTCTGCTGGTTTTATAACTGCAACTGTGGTTGTAACAATGCTGTCTTTAGCAGTTTTTACCTCTGGCTTATTTTGCGTAGAAGGAGTTGTTGTGGGTTTGTTATCACTTGGTTTGTTGACCACCACATCTGTTGGTTGTGGTTGTGTTGGCGTTGAAACAAGCACAGGCTTTGGCTCATCAAACATCATTTCTTTCGTGAGCTTTTTTTCTTCCAGACGTTTGTATAACTGTGTGGCTAAGTAATTGCGTTCCCTGTTTACAACAAGCTTGCCCGGCATTGCATAAAGATTTCGCCAGCTCGATGTACTCCAGTCGCCATATAAAACCGATGCTGTATCAACAATGTCTTTTATGTTGAACATGTACACCGTCTTAATTCCTTTCCTTTTTTCCTCGAAGTTATTGGAAACAGACTTTTCGTCTTCAACGATCAATACACTGTCTTTAATACGGGCTTTTACTTTTACGAGATTGTAGTACAACACATCATCGATCAAAAACAGACGCTGACAATAGCCGTATAGTTCGCCATTCTTTTCTTTAAGTGTAAGTTCAAAATCCACTGAATACTTTAAACTATCGGAAACCATCTTTCCTTTGTATACACCTGTTACAACCTGCGACTTACCCAAGAGTGAAAGGGAGCAGAAAAAGAGAAGAAGTAAATAGTTTTTCATGTGTCAATTGTTTGAGCTACACCTGGAGCTGTAATAGTTGTTTAATATTGGATTCCTGAACGGTTTCGCAGGGTATCTTCACTAATAACGCCTGAAGGTTGTCTCTATTATGCAAACCCTTTGAATACCACTTATCGTAATAGGTTAGTAAGATACGAAAACAATCTTCCACCCTGTCTTCAATGAGGGCATTTACTGCCTCTTTGGTCTCAAGGCCGCCCAGTCGTTTCTTGATGCGGATAACGGCATTCACAAGTCGCTCACGCTCATGCTTTCCGTATTCAGCCACAATATGTTTCAATCGTTGCTCGAAGGGAATATCAACAAAATAAACAGGGGACGTACGCATTTGCTTCCAAACGCTTATTGGTGTATTCACATCGCCAATGCGTTGGCTTTCATCCTCCAGCCAAATTGGTTCCGGCTTTTTGGCCGCAGCAAACAAGGCAAGTGCGAGTTTGTTTTCAAAATGTTCCTGCGAAGGCTGGGGTGGCATGCCAAGGTTACCAAAGGCAGAGCCTTTATGATGCGCCAGTGCTTCAAGGTTTATAACGTTCTCACCCGTTTTGGCGAGTTTTTCCAGTAAGTGCGTTTTACCCGAGCCAGTAAATCCGGCAAGAATGCGAAAAGAGTACGTTTGTTCAAATTGATCAAGTGCCCACCTGCGGAATGTTTTATACCCGCCAACAAGTGTGTATACATTAAAACCGTAAAGATCAAGCAACCATGCAACGCCACCACTGCGCATACCACCACGCCAGCAATGCACAAGAACAGTCTTATCGTTTCTGTCAGATCCTGACTCAACAGATTTTTTGCGGATGATCTCATTACATTCTTCCACCAGCTTTTCTGCCTCTTCCACCATACTCCGCATTTTCACACCAAAGAACGTGAGACCGATCTTTATTGCTTCTTCACGACTTTGTTGTTTGTAAGCAGTGCCCACTACTTTTCTTTCTTCATCAGTAAATAAGGGGAATGAATATGCACCTGGTATATGTGCATGTTTGTATTCACCCGGACTACGCACATCTAGTACCGGATAAGTAGCAGCAAGCGAAAGAAATTCTTCGATATTAATTTTTTGAATAGCCATAAGAGCAACACGCAAATTTATTTATTTCGTCTTGCAACAACAATTGATATAATCCAAAGTAAAAGTGAGATACAGAAGAATAGAATGGTGAGTTGTTTGGCAATAAGAAAAAGTTCAAGATTGCTGGTAAAAAACCAGGCGTAGCACATAACGATAAACGCAAACATTCCGAATGCCCTGCTGATGTTACCGAACCGTTGAAGCATAGTACAATGCAAAAAGTCCTGCAGTTTTCTACAGGACTTTTATATTTAATTTTCTTTGATCTGGATGTTTA is part of the Lacibacter sediminis genome and harbors:
- the mnmH gene encoding tRNA 2-selenouridine(34) synthase MnmH, with amino-acid sequence MAIQKINIEEFLSLAATYPVLDVRSPGEYKHAHIPGAYSFPLFTDEERKVVGTAYKQQSREEAIKIGLTFFGVKMRSMVEEAEKLVEECNEIIRKKSVESGSDRNDKTVLVHCWRGGMRSGGVAWLLDLYGFNVYTLVGGYKTFRRWALDQFEQTYSFRILAGFTGSGKTHLLEKLAKTGENVINLEALAHHKGSAFGNLGMPPQPSQEHFENKLALALFAAAKKPEPIWLEDESQRIGDVNTPISVWKQMRTSPVYFVDIPFEQRLKHIVAEYGKHERERLVNAVIRIKKRLGGLETKEAVNALIEDRVEDCFRILLTYYDKWYSKGLHNRDNLQALLVKIPCETVQESNIKQLLQLQV